In the Sphingomonas sp. LM7 genome, one interval contains:
- the fliM gene encoding flagellar motor switch protein FliM, translating to MIDLDDFDLPEPPVAAMGADGDVRFDQSDIDALFGDFGGPVEKKKGLRAVIESKVISHERLPMLEVVCDRMVRSFASSMRNLTSDAIDVSLENVTSIRFGEFMNRVMLPAMVGVFKVQEWESFGLVTVESSLIYAVVDGLLGGRGGGAPTLIDGRAFTTIETGLVSRMLELALKDFATAFEPIEPISIDLERIESNPRFAAIAGTSNICAIATFRVDMDGRGGEFTLVFPYATLEPVRHKLLQRFMGEKSGRDGVWEAHMASEIVKTNVNVNVVLGEKAMAIAELKALEVGQTIALHKSPDDALDLACGGVTLAQAQIGQRRGKVAVRLVNDVSSQGKMKS from the coding sequence ATGATCGATCTCGACGATTTCGACCTCCCCGAGCCGCCCGTCGCAGCGATGGGTGCCGATGGCGACGTGCGCTTCGACCAGTCCGACATCGACGCGCTGTTCGGCGACTTCGGCGGCCCGGTCGAGAAGAAGAAGGGCCTGCGCGCGGTCATCGAGTCCAAGGTCATCAGCCACGAGCGTCTGCCGATGCTCGAAGTGGTCTGTGATCGCATGGTTCGCTCGTTTGCCAGTTCGATGCGCAACCTCACCTCGGACGCGATCGACGTCAGCCTCGAGAACGTCACCTCGATCCGCTTCGGCGAATTCATGAACCGCGTGATGCTCCCGGCAATGGTCGGCGTGTTCAAGGTTCAGGAATGGGAGAGCTTCGGCCTCGTCACCGTCGAATCGAGCCTCATCTATGCCGTGGTCGACGGGTTGCTTGGCGGTCGCGGCGGCGGTGCACCGACGCTGATCGATGGCCGCGCCTTCACCACGATCGAGACCGGCCTGGTCTCGCGCATGCTCGAGCTCGCGCTCAAGGATTTCGCGACAGCGTTCGAGCCGATCGAGCCGATCAGCATCGATCTCGAGCGCATTGAGAGCAATCCGCGCTTCGCCGCTATCGCCGGCACGTCGAACATCTGCGCGATCGCCACCTTCCGCGTCGACATGGACGGCCGCGGCGGCGAGTTCACCCTGGTGTTCCCGTACGCCACGCTCGAGCCGGTCCGCCACAAGCTGCTTCAGCGCTTCATGGGTGAGAAGAGCGGCCGCGACGGCGTCTGGGAGGCCCATATGGCGTCCGAGATCGTCAAGACCAATGTCAACGTGAACGTCGTGCTCGGCGAGAAGGCGATGGCCATCGCAGAGCTCAAGGCGCTCGAAGTCGGCCAGACCATCGCGCTGCACAAGAGCCCGGACGACGCACTCGACCTCGCCTGCGGCGGCGTCACGCTCGCCCAGGCCCAGATCGGCCAGCGCCGCGGCAAGGTCGCCGTGCGCCTTGTCAACGACGTCTCCTCCCAGGGAAAGATGAAATCATGA
- the fliL gene encoding flagellar basal body-associated protein FliL, with amino-acid sequence MSSPEIVEEGAEGAKPAAPKSKKKLIIIGAAAGVLLLGGGGGAAVMLSGGSAKAETAAEGGHGEEAAPEAEAESGGHGGGDSKEAFVDVPPMVVNLRSPDGASRFLKIHFMIVPGTKGTLDGLKEKLPLILDAYQPFLRELRPEDLAGSAAVFRIKEEMLVRATEVAGTGAVKDILIQDLIQQ; translated from the coding sequence ATGTCGTCACCCGAGATCGTCGAGGAAGGTGCAGAGGGCGCGAAGCCCGCAGCGCCGAAGTCGAAGAAGAAGCTCATTATTATAGGAGCCGCTGCAGGCGTTCTGCTGCTCGGCGGCGGCGGTGGCGCCGCGGTGATGCTTTCGGGCGGGTCGGCCAAGGCCGAGACTGCGGCCGAAGGCGGTCATGGCGAAGAAGCTGCGCCCGAGGCCGAAGCCGAGAGTGGCGGCCATGGCGGCGGCGACAGCAAGGAAGCCTTTGTCGACGTGCCGCCGATGGTGGTGAACCTGCGTTCGCCCGACGGCGCCTCGCGCTTCCTCAAGATCCACTTCATGATCGTGCCAGGCACCAAGGGCACCCTCGATGGTCTCAAGGAGAAGCTGCCGCTGATCCTCGACGCCTATCAGCCCTTCCTGCGCGAACTGCGCCCCGAGGATCTCGCCGGTTCGGCGGCGGTCTTCCGGATCAAGGAAGAGATGCTGGTCCGCGCCACCGAAGTGGCCGGCACCGGCGCCGTCAAAGACATCCTCATCCAGGATCTCATCCAGCAATGA
- a CDS encoding DUF6468 domain-containing protein yields MSFAILANALTMILCMAVLVQSVRMMRSLRTVKDGALTEVVTALEKATAGARSVLSEMKMTLGTDCAQHARLVDQAKGLRDELSDMIGIADAACERVVNVVGLANALRTAETAEDETAEAKAESEAELV; encoded by the coding sequence ATGAGCTTCGCCATTCTCGCCAACGCGCTGACGATGATCCTCTGCATGGCCGTGCTCGTGCAGAGCGTGCGCATGATGCGCAGCCTGCGCACCGTGAAGGACGGCGCGCTCACCGAAGTGGTGACTGCGCTCGAAAAGGCCACGGCCGGCGCCCGTTCGGTCCTCTCCGAGATGAAGATGACGCTCGGCACCGATTGCGCCCAGCACGCGCGTCTCGTCGATCAGGCCAAGGGGCTGCGCGACGAGCTGTCGGACATGATCGGCATCGCCGACGCGGCATGCGAGCGCGTCGTCAACGTCGTCGGCCTCGCCAATGCGCTGCGCACCGCCGAGACGGCCGAAGACGAGACTGCCGAAGCCAAGGCCGAATCCGAAGCCGAGCTCGTCTGA